The genome window CGGTGGCAGTGTCGCCCGGAGGCGTTGTTCGGCCTCCTGCACCACGCCCTGCTGCTTCTAGTAATGCTTGGTTAAAAGCGCTGATTATTGGCGGTTTACTTGGGACATTTGTGGCAGTTGCTATTGCGCTGATCCGCAATGCGCTGCAATCACCGGCACCGAACGATCCGGTTGCTCAACAGTCCCGACCGGCACCAGTCACTCGCTCGCCGGCACCTGTCGCCACTCGTTCGCCGGCACCTGTGACTCGTTCGCCGGCACCTGTCCCTACTCGTTCAGTTCCTTCTCCCGCTCAATCGCTGCCACCGGCATCTCAAACACCAACCCCTGCAGACTCTCCATCAGCGCCGCCGGCAGCCGAACAGCCAGACCCTGAACCCTCTGAATTTCCGACAGCCGCCCCCTCCGCTTCCCCGACCCCGGTCGAACAAATACCTGCACCGGCACCGTCTCGTCCCCCCGCAGCCACTCCGCCTAGAGCAGAAAATCCCACGAATATTGCTGCCGGTGATGTACGCGTACCTGGATTATCGCCAGGGATGCCAGAACGGGCGGTTACGCAAACTTTTGGCACACCCACTAGAGTCGCCACTGGCTATTGGCCCAATACCGAATCGATGCTCTATGAGTTAGAGCCGAATCAAATTGGTTTAGGCTTTATCGTTGACCAGGATTCTCGCCGGCTACGCCAAACAGAAGTTTCCTTTGCCCAGTCAATCCCACCAGAGCAAATGCTGGCCACGTTAAATGGGATGGCCGGCGGCAGGGCGAGTGAGGATGTTCAACAAGCATTGCAACGCGTGCAGCAGCGTCAGTTGAGTCAGTATTCCTTTACCAGCGGCGGCTTAGAAGGCGTAATTCAGCGAAATGAGAGCGACCGCATCTATATTGCCGTTTGGGAAGAAGATTTACATTAAACTTCGGCCCAAAGGACATTTTTTAGATGCGTTCACAAATAAACACAGATGAACAGCAATGATCGATCTGTGTTTATTTGCAACAGATGCGGTTTCCTGTGAGGCCACAATCATCGATTGGGCTTCAGATGAAGAAGCCCGATCAAGCTGAAACAACTTAACGCCAGAGCTTGTTTTCCAGATCACGCACCTGACGTTCTAGCCGGTCAAGGCGTCCCCGCAGCTCATCCATTTCTGATTGACGAGGAACCCCTAAATCTTGCAGCGCATTCCGCAACTGTCGCTGCATCTGCACCTCCCAAGTTCCGGGGTCTGATTTGAGCTGCTGCATCAGATCGTCAGCAAACTTCTTGGCTTGCTCGGAATTGAGTTTGCCATCTTTTACCCACTCCTCACTCACTTCCCGGATTTTTTCTGTCACTAAGGACGTCGTACCGATACCAATCATGAGCAGTTGCTTGAGCAGATCGTTGCTATTCATGCTGTCTTCCTATCGCTTCATAAAAAAGGGCAGCTAAAACGCGGCCATCAAGCCTTGGGGTAAAATCTCAACCCTGCCAGCCATAGTTCTATTCTGTCAAAATATCAAGGAAGCGAGATTTCCTTTGTATTATCAATGCTATGTCCCCGCTGCCATCAGTCGATTGAAGCCCAAGCTGTTGCCTGTCCCAACTGCCGCACTCCGCTGAAAGCTTATGGCCATCCCGGTATTCCCTTGTATCGGGCCGGCAAAGATGAATTTCTCTGTGACAGTTGCATTTATCACGACGACGACACCTGCACGTTCCCGCAACGCCCCTACGCCAAGACTTGCACCCTCTACCATGACCGTTCTATGCCGCTAGAAATGCCTGTCAATCGTTATGCCGGCAGCCGACATGGGTCGGTAACAGCATGGCTACAACGCAATTCCGCTTGGCTGCTGTTACTGGGGTTAGGGATCGTCAGTTTAGCCCTAGCGCTGGCTCGTCGTTAATTTTAGCCAACTATTAAAGTACCCTCGCAATGGCAGAATCTGCTTCTACTTCAGATGCCGGCTCGACTCGCACTTTTTCCACCGGCGCGGCGGCTTCTTGAAACACGTTGAGATCAAACCAGAAAGTTGTTCCTACGCCCACTTCACTCACCAAATGCACAGTTGTGTGGTGTTTGTCAATAATATTTCTGACAATGGATAAACCCAAACCTGTGCCTTCTAAGGTGTGAACCCGATTTTCCACCCGGAAGAACCGATCAAAAATTGCTTCTTGATCTTCTGGATCAATGCCGATGCCGGTATCCGAAATTTCAATTCGCACGATTTGCGCTTTGTCGTTTGTCTTATCGTCTTCGTCGGCTGCCGGCAAGAAATGAGCATTAGGTAATGGCCCATCTAGGACATAAGCGCGAATAGCCACCCGTCCGCCGGTTTCGGTGAATTTCAAAGCATTGCCAACCAAATTGGCAAACACTTGCAGCAGCAAATCGTAATGACCCAACACTTGAGGCAAGTCAGGCTGAATCTCTTGGATCAGTTCAATTCCTTTATCCCGTGCATTTAGCTGGTAAGTCCGCAGCGTCTGTTCCACCGGCTGGGCGATATCAACTGCCTCTAAGTGATAGATCCGGCAAGATTCCAGCCGTGAGAGATCCAAAACATCGTTAACGAGGCGGGTGAGGCGATCGGTTTCGTTATTCGCCGTTTCCAAAAACTCCCGGCGCTGCTCCTCACTTAAATCTTCCCCAAACTCATGCAGCGTTTCGATAAAAGATTTGATGTTAAACAGGGGAGTTCTCAGCTCGTGGGAGACATTGCTGATAAACTGGCTCTTTGCCTCATTCAGTTCTACCTCACGCGTAATGTCTTGTACCGTCATCGCAATACCTTTAATGCTTTCGCGGTACTGATCTAGAACCGTTGTCAGCAAAATGCGGACGGTGCGTTCTGTCGGTTCAGAAAGCGTGAGGCGAAACTCCGCCCCTTCACGTTCGCCTCTGACAATTTTATACAGGGGTCGTGTCAGTTCTACTTGCACCGACATGGGCAAGTGATGCAGAATATTTTCGCCGGCTAAATTTTGACCTTCCCAGCCAAAAATCCGCCGTGCTGTGGGATTGACTAAAATGATTTGTAAATTCGTATCCAGCAGCACCGCCCCATCTGCAATCGTGGAAACCAGGGTTTCTAACTTGGCTTTTTCAGCGGTCAGCTCTTCAATATTTTGCTCTTCATAACGCTCCAGCCGCTCTGCCATTTCATTAAAACTGACAATCAGTTCGCCGAGTTCTCCCCCTAGAGGCAAATCAATTCGCTGCTTGAAGTTGCCGGCGGTAATGTTTGTTACGCCTTTGAGCAGTTCTTTAATCGGTTTGGTGATCGTTAACGCATTAAATACTGCCCCTAAAATCACCATCACCCAGATCGACACAAAGACCGCTATCGTGAAATCTCGTGTCAGATTTGAGTACCTGACTAAGGTGGGATTAGGGTTAATACCAATTGCCAGAACGCCTAGATAATCGCCCTCATGGGTTAGAGGAACAAAGATATCCGTCACCTCTCCATCCGGCGTCCGATGCTGCCGCACGAGGGGGCGTTCTGAATTGGTTGCGTAGTTTTCTGGCAGCTGAATTCGCCGGCGAATCGTTAAGGAGTTTTGCACTTCTGTTTCGGAAAAAGGAATTCCGAGGAAGATATTGCCTTCGTCGTCGGCGTAGAGCATATAGCGCACGCTAGAGGTGCTGCTGTAAAATCGGTGAGAAAATTTGGCAACCTCGGTGCGATTGTTTTCTGCTATCAGTGGGGCAACATTCGCAGCGAGAAGCAGACCTAAATCGCTCCCAAAGCGGGTGTCATTCAGACGGGCATCGTGCTGAATGGTATTGACAGCCCAGAAGGTTAGGCCGCTCATCACCAATGAGAACACAAAGGTGGCAGCAGCCATCAGTCGTGTTCGCAGTGTGAATTCCGACCACCAACGATCAATGATTTCTCTAATTCGTTTCAGTTGGGCCAGCAAGGTAAGTCTGCAAACGAAAGAATAGGAATAGGGGCAAAAGTGCGAAGTCGCTACTGATTCCCTGAAAGGGAAAATGCGTTATCTCTGGGGCTATTTCCCAGATTCACCGAAATTATATAGGTATCGCTTTATTTTCGCACGATCTGCCGGCAGATCGTGCGAGGGTTTCACTGGCGAAAGCTGAGGAATTCTAAGACAACTCCTAAGCCTCTTCTATGTGAGTTTGCATCAGGCGCTGCTTTAGCCGGCCCGGATCGCCGCGATCAACGACTTGGCCATTTTCCAGCAGGAAGGCTCCATCACAATAATTCAGCTCATCGAGCCGGTGTGTGACCCAAAGGGCGGTTAATCCCCGGCTTTTTACTAAAGCCCGCACTTGAGCCACTAAGTCTAGCTGGCTGTCCGGATCGAGTAAAGCGGTGGGTTCATCTAATAATAAGACTTCGCAATGCCGTGCGATTGCGCCGGCAATTGCCACTCGCTGTTTTTGGCCACCACTCAGGGCGTAGATAGGGCGTCGTTGCAGCATCTGTAAATTCACTGCCGTTAACGCCTCTGCCACCCGCCTTTGGATTTGTTCCAGGGATAGCTTTTCCTCCACCAGTCCAAAAGCCACATCTGCGCCTACGGTGGGCATCACTAGCTGATGATCTGGGTTTTGGAAGACAAAGCCGACCGGCCCTGCGATGCCAATTTGGCCAGTTTGAGGA of Microcoleus sp. FACHB-68 contains these proteins:
- a CDS encoding serine/threonine-protein kinase, giving the protein MSSTLIGNRYRILRSLATGGFGETFLAEDTHTPSARQCVIKQLKPIINDPQMYQLVQERFKREAAILETLGEGNNQIPRLYAYFEEAGKFFLVQEFIEGQTLTQKVAAEGRVNENAVREILVKILPVLDYVHRNRMVHRDIKPDNIIMRQRDGLPVLIDFGAVKESMATALNTQGNPTQSVVVGTPGFMPSEQAAGRPTYSSDLYSLGLTGIYLLTGKTPQQMQSDPQTGEIIWRPYAPNISPGLATVLDKAIHSHSSQRYSTAQEMQAALQAAPESTFSSSETVAVSPGGVVRPPAPRPAASSNAWLKALIIGGLLGTFVAVAIALIRNALQSPAPNDPVAQQSRPAPVTRSPAPVATRSPAPVTRSPAPVPTRSVPSPAQSLPPASQTPTPADSPSAPPAAEQPDPEPSEFPTAAPSASPTPVEQIPAPAPSRPPAATPPRAENPTNIAAGDVRVPGLSPGMPERAVTQTFGTPTRVATGYWPNTESMLYELEPNQIGLGFIVDQDSRRLRQTEVSFAQSIPPEQMLATLNGMAGGRASEDVQQALQRVQQRQLSQYSFTSGGLEGVIQRNESDRIYIAVWEEDLH
- a CDS encoding phasin family protein yields the protein MNSNDLLKQLLMIGIGTTSLVTEKIREVSEEWVKDGKLNSEQAKKFADDLMQQLKSDPGTWEVQMQRQLRNALQDLGVPRQSEMDELRGRLDRLERQVRDLENKLWR
- a CDS encoding zinc ribbon domain-containing protein; amino-acid sequence: MLCPRCHQSIEAQAVACPNCRTPLKAYGHPGIPLYRAGKDEFLCDSCIYHDDDTCTFPQRPYAKTCTLYHDRSMPLEMPVNRYAGSRHGSVTAWLQRNSAWLLLLGLGIVSLALALARR
- the nblS gene encoding two-component system sensor histidine kinase NblS; the encoded protein is MLAQLKRIREIIDRWWSEFTLRTRLMAAATFVFSLVMSGLTFWAVNTIQHDARLNDTRFGSDLGLLLAANVAPLIAENNRTEVAKFSHRFYSSTSSVRYMLYADDEGNIFLGIPFSETEVQNSLTIRRRIQLPENYATNSERPLVRQHRTPDGEVTDIFVPLTHEGDYLGVLAIGINPNPTLVRYSNLTRDFTIAVFVSIWVMVILGAVFNALTITKPIKELLKGVTNITAGNFKQRIDLPLGGELGELIVSFNEMAERLERYEEQNIEELTAEKAKLETLVSTIADGAVLLDTNLQIILVNPTARRIFGWEGQNLAGENILHHLPMSVQVELTRPLYKIVRGEREGAEFRLTLSEPTERTVRILLTTVLDQYRESIKGIAMTVQDITREVELNEAKSQFISNVSHELRTPLFNIKSFIETLHEFGEDLSEEQRREFLETANNETDRLTRLVNDVLDLSRLESCRIYHLEAVDIAQPVEQTLRTYQLNARDKGIELIQEIQPDLPQVLGHYDLLLQVFANLVGNALKFTETGGRVAIRAYVLDGPLPNAHFLPAADEDDKTNDKAQIVRIEISDTGIGIDPEDQEAIFDRFFRVENRVHTLEGTGLGLSIVRNIIDKHHTTVHLVSEVGVGTTFWFDLNVFQEAAAPVEKVRVEPASEVEADSAIARVL
- a CDS encoding energy-coupling factor ABC transporter ATP-binding protein, whose translation is MSAGAEGAAGNLAITVRHLCFKWPKGEEVLKTCSLDVPKGEFWMLLGTNGSGKSTLLRLLAGLLLPQTGQIGIAGPVGFVFQNPDHQLVMPTVGADVAFGLVEEKLSLEQIQRRVAEALTAVNLQMLQRRPIYALSGGQKQRVAIAGAIARHCEVLLLDEPTALLDPDSQLDLVAQVRALVKSRGLTALWVTHRLDELNYCDGAFLLENGQVVDRGDPGRLKQRLMQTHIEEA